From the genome of Alosa sapidissima isolate fAloSap1 chromosome 14, fAloSap1.pri, whole genome shotgun sequence, one region includes:
- the skor1a gene encoding SKI family transcriptional corepressor 1a isoform X3: MEPIPGQLPAGRDSSSSPNSKQELQPYSSSNSLKPNQVSETALYGVPIVSLVIDGQERLCLAQISNTLLKNYSYNEIHNRRVALGITCVQCTPVQLEILRRAGAMPISSRRCGMITKREAERLCKSFLGAHAPPKLPENFAFDVSHECAWGSRGSFIPARYNSSRAKCIKCSYCNMYFSPNKFIFHSHRTPESKYTQPDAANFNSWRRHLKLTDKSASDDVSHAWEDVKAMFNGGSRKRTMPLSGSEMSSSLKSHAASSNITQTSSPEVPHKTLRCEDDRGALGLTNSVRNYPVIPVPSKGFGVLQKIPPPIFPHPYGFPTFGLCHKKDDGIADQNKTNVPGVFWPGVKDNIYPSFPMFWPTAGGLPMSYPQPQPKPHTDIISTRQSETELSDQNDRGSITPKDSLFDSERCSSSQSTRNEEEKSGDEARSTEGHPSTPRKVSYISAFRPVVKDAESIAKLYGNREAYTGARSGYLSPDFVSESSSYRSISPDVDSGEDPDVDVESNKLPEDEESIQLSVEDHHSPQGRISSQANPDESEDSETRPTQQPDDPQRVLFSEAGSSDDERLSKHVPESKDAVVYEVYAHEKDGHLLSSTASHLVSKFPQSPRETIDSIKQSVIPTEDESDLQKTYDVSKDSSSDEAMRDEVPRTGKGIENMAKEELQKQLVEQVELRKKLEREFQNLKDNFQDQMKRELSYREEMVQQLQIVRAHDALHHFSCKMLTPRHCAGTCTFKPPLLPP, translated from the exons ATGGAGCCAATACCCGGCCAGTTGCCAGCGGGACGAGATTCCAGCTCTTCCCCAAATTCAAAACAGGAACTGCAACCCTATTCTAGCTCCAATTCTCTTAAGCCGAATCAAGTCAGTGAGACTGCATTATACGGAGTGCCTATAGTTTCTTTGGTGATAGATGGGCAAGAAAGGCTTTGTTTGGCTCAGATATCTAACACACTCTTGAAGAACTACAGCTATAACGAGATACACAACCGACGCGTCGCTCTTGGGATCACTTGTGTGCAGTGCACCCCGGTTCAGCTCGAGATTCTGAGGCGGGCGGGGGCGATGCCCATCTCATCCAGACGCTGCGGGATGATAACCAAGCGCGAGGCAGAGAGGCTCTGTAAATCCTTCCTTGGGGCCCATGCGCCACCGAAATTGCCTGAAAATTTTGCATTTGACGTCTCTCACGAGTGCGCATGGGGAAGCAGGGGTAGTTTCATTCCAGCTCGATATAACAGCTCAAGAGCAAAATGTATCAAGTGCTCCTACTGTAATATGTATTTTTCTCCGAACAAATTTATCTTTCACTCCCATCGTACACCTGAAtctaaatacacacaaccagacGCAGCAAACTTCAATTCATGGAGACGCCACCTGAAACTCACCGACAAGAGCGCGTCCGATGACGTGAGTCATGCTTGGGAGGACGTGAAGGCCATGTTTAACGGCGGGAGCCGGAAAAGGACGATGCCACTTAGTGGGTCAGAAATGTCCTCTTCTCTAAAGTCCCATGCAGCCTCCAGCAACATTACGCAAACTAGTTCACCCGAGGTTCCGCACAAAACCCTACGCTGTGAAGACGATCGCGGTGCTCTCGGTTTGACCAACAGTGTACGCAACTATCCTGTCATCCCTGTGCCCAGCAAAGGATTTGGGGTACTACAGAAGATCCCACCACCAATCTTTCCACATCCCTATGGATTCCCTACATTTGGATTGTGTCATAAGAAGGACGACGGTATTGCAGACCAAAATAAGACCAACGTTCCAGGTGTGTTTTGGCCAGGAGTAAAGGACAATATTTACCCATCCTTCCCTATGTTTTGGCCCACGGCAGGCGGCCTACCAATGTCATATCCACAACCACAGCCCAAACCGCATACAGATATCATTTCCACGCGACAAAGTGAGACCGAACTATCTGACCAAAATGATCGAGGCTCCATCACACCCAAAGACAGCCTCTTTGATAGTGAGCGCTGCTCAAGTTCTCAGTCCACGAGGAACGAAGAGGAAAAGTCTGGGGACGAGGCCAGGTCAACGGAGGGACATCCCAGCACGCCTCGAAAGGTGAGCTACATATCTGCTTTCAGGCCAGTTGTGAAAGACGCTGAGAGCATTGCTAAACTATACGGCAACAGGGAGGCATATACAGGGGCTCGTTCAGGTTACCTATCACCTGACTTTGTCAGTGAAAGTTCCAGTTACCGCTCCATCTCTCCAGACGTTGACAGTGGAGAAGACCCGGATGTTGACGTGGAATCGAATAAATTACCAGAAGATGAAGAGTCAATTCAACTTTCCGTTGAAGATCATCACAGTCCCCAGGGGCGGATCTCGTCTCAGGCCAATCCCGATGAAAGTGAAGATTCGGAGACTCGACCAACACAGCAACCGGATGATCCCCAGAGAGTTTTGTTCAGCGAGGCGGGGTCATCTGATGACGAGCGGCTGAGCAAGCACGTGCCAGAGAGTAAAGATGCTGTGGTGTACGAA GTGTATGCCCATGAAAAGGATGGACACCTGCTCTCGTCTACAGCATCTCATTTAGTATCCAAATTTCCCCAGAGTCCGCGGGAGACCATTG ATTCAATTAAGCAAAGCGTCATTCCAACGGAGGACGAATCTGATTTGCAGAAAACCTACGATGTATCCAAAGACAGCTCGA GTGACGAGGCGATGCGCGATGAGGTACCCAGAACTGGAAAAGGCATTGAAAATATGGCGAAAG AGGAGCTCCAAAAACAGCTGGTGGAGCAAGTGGAGCTCAGGAAGAAGCTAGAGCGAGAATTTCAAAATTTAAAAG ATAATTTTCAGGATCAGATGAAGAGAGAGCTGTCATATCGAGAGGAAATGGTACAACAGCTACAGATTGTTCGAG CTCATGATGCTCTTCACCACTTCTCATGCAAGATGCTGACCCCTCGTCACTGCGCTGGGACCTGCACGTTCAAACCGCCTCTCCTTCCACCTTAA
- the skor1a gene encoding SKI family transcriptional corepressor 1a isoform X2, with translation MEPIPGQLPAGRDSSSSPNSKQELQPYSSSNSLKPNQVSETALYGVPIVSLVIDGQERLCLAQISNTLLKNYSYNEIHNRRVALGITCVQCTPVQLEILRRAGAMPISSRRCGMITKREAERLCKSFLGAHAPPKLPENFAFDVSHECAWGSRGSFIPARYNSSRAKCIKCSYCNMYFSPNKFIFHSHRTPESKYTQPDAANFNSWRRHLKLTDKSASDDVSHAWEDVKAMFNGGSRKRTMPLSGSEMSSSLKSHAASSNITQTSSPEVPHKTLRCEDDRGALGLTNSVRNYPVIPVPSKGFGVLQKIPPPIFPHPYGFPTFGLCHKKDDGIADQNKTNVPGVFWPGVKDNIYPSFPMFWPTAGGLPMSYPQPQPKPHTDIISTRQSETELSDQNDRGSITPKDSLFDSERCSSSQSTRNEEEKSGDEARSTEGHPSTPRKVSYISAFRPVVKDAESIAKLYGNREAYTGARSGYLSPDFVSESSSYRSISPDVDSGEDPDVDVESNKLPEDEESIQLSVEDHHSPQGRISSQANPDESEDSETRPTQQPDDPQRVLFSEAGSSDDERLSKHVPESKDAVVYEVYAHEKDGHLLSSTASHLVSKFPQSPRETIDSIKQSVIPTEDESDLQKTYDVSKDSSSDEAMRDEVPRTGKGIENMAKEELQKQLVEQVELRKKLEREFQNLKDNFQDQMKRELSYREEMVQQLQIVRDTLCNELDQERKARYAIQQKLKAHDALHHFSCKMLTPRHCAGTCTFKPPLLPP, from the exons ATGGAGCCAATACCCGGCCAGTTGCCAGCGGGACGAGATTCCAGCTCTTCCCCAAATTCAAAACAGGAACTGCAACCCTATTCTAGCTCCAATTCTCTTAAGCCGAATCAAGTCAGTGAGACTGCATTATACGGAGTGCCTATAGTTTCTTTGGTGATAGATGGGCAAGAAAGGCTTTGTTTGGCTCAGATATCTAACACACTCTTGAAGAACTACAGCTATAACGAGATACACAACCGACGCGTCGCTCTTGGGATCACTTGTGTGCAGTGCACCCCGGTTCAGCTCGAGATTCTGAGGCGGGCGGGGGCGATGCCCATCTCATCCAGACGCTGCGGGATGATAACCAAGCGCGAGGCAGAGAGGCTCTGTAAATCCTTCCTTGGGGCCCATGCGCCACCGAAATTGCCTGAAAATTTTGCATTTGACGTCTCTCACGAGTGCGCATGGGGAAGCAGGGGTAGTTTCATTCCAGCTCGATATAACAGCTCAAGAGCAAAATGTATCAAGTGCTCCTACTGTAATATGTATTTTTCTCCGAACAAATTTATCTTTCACTCCCATCGTACACCTGAAtctaaatacacacaaccagacGCAGCAAACTTCAATTCATGGAGACGCCACCTGAAACTCACCGACAAGAGCGCGTCCGATGACGTGAGTCATGCTTGGGAGGACGTGAAGGCCATGTTTAACGGCGGGAGCCGGAAAAGGACGATGCCACTTAGTGGGTCAGAAATGTCCTCTTCTCTAAAGTCCCATGCAGCCTCCAGCAACATTACGCAAACTAGTTCACCCGAGGTTCCGCACAAAACCCTACGCTGTGAAGACGATCGCGGTGCTCTCGGTTTGACCAACAGTGTACGCAACTATCCTGTCATCCCTGTGCCCAGCAAAGGATTTGGGGTACTACAGAAGATCCCACCACCAATCTTTCCACATCCCTATGGATTCCCTACATTTGGATTGTGTCATAAGAAGGACGACGGTATTGCAGACCAAAATAAGACCAACGTTCCAGGTGTGTTTTGGCCAGGAGTAAAGGACAATATTTACCCATCCTTCCCTATGTTTTGGCCCACGGCAGGCGGCCTACCAATGTCATATCCACAACCACAGCCCAAACCGCATACAGATATCATTTCCACGCGACAAAGTGAGACCGAACTATCTGACCAAAATGATCGAGGCTCCATCACACCCAAAGACAGCCTCTTTGATAGTGAGCGCTGCTCAAGTTCTCAGTCCACGAGGAACGAAGAGGAAAAGTCTGGGGACGAGGCCAGGTCAACGGAGGGACATCCCAGCACGCCTCGAAAGGTGAGCTACATATCTGCTTTCAGGCCAGTTGTGAAAGACGCTGAGAGCATTGCTAAACTATACGGCAACAGGGAGGCATATACAGGGGCTCGTTCAGGTTACCTATCACCTGACTTTGTCAGTGAAAGTTCCAGTTACCGCTCCATCTCTCCAGACGTTGACAGTGGAGAAGACCCGGATGTTGACGTGGAATCGAATAAATTACCAGAAGATGAAGAGTCAATTCAACTTTCCGTTGAAGATCATCACAGTCCCCAGGGGCGGATCTCGTCTCAGGCCAATCCCGATGAAAGTGAAGATTCGGAGACTCGACCAACACAGCAACCGGATGATCCCCAGAGAGTTTTGTTCAGCGAGGCGGGGTCATCTGATGACGAGCGGCTGAGCAAGCACGTGCCAGAGAGTAAAGATGCTGTGGTGTACGAA GTGTATGCCCATGAAAAGGATGGACACCTGCTCTCGTCTACAGCATCTCATTTAGTATCCAAATTTCCCCAGAGTCCGCGGGAGACCATTG ATTCAATTAAGCAAAGCGTCATTCCAACGGAGGACGAATCTGATTTGCAGAAAACCTACGATGTATCCAAAGACAGCTCGA GTGACGAGGCGATGCGCGATGAGGTACCCAGAACTGGAAAAGGCATTGAAAATATGGCGAAAG AGGAGCTCCAAAAACAGCTGGTGGAGCAAGTGGAGCTCAGGAAGAAGCTAGAGCGAGAATTTCAAAATTTAAAAG ATAATTTTCAGGATCAGATGAAGAGAGAGCTGTCATATCGAGAGGAAATGGTACAACAGCTACAGATTGTTCGAG ACACTTTGTGCAACGAGTTGGACCAAGAGAGAAAAGCTCGTTATGCAATTCAACAGAAGCTGAAAG CTCATGATGCTCTTCACCACTTCTCATGCAAGATGCTGACCCCTCGTCACTGCGCTGGGACCTGCACGTTCAAACCGCCTCTCCTTCCACCTTAA
- the skor1a gene encoding SKI family transcriptional corepressor 1a isoform X1 translates to MEPIPGQLPAGRDSSSSPNSKQELQPYSSSNSLKPNQVSETALYGVPIVSLVIDGQERLCLAQISNTLLKNYSYNEIHNRRVALGITCVQCTPVQLEILRRAGAMPISSRRCGMITKREAERLCKSFLGAHAPPKLPENFAFDVSHECAWGSRGSFIPARYNSSRAKCIKCSYCNMYFSPNKFIFHSHRTPESKYTQPDAANFNSWRRHLKLTDKSASDDVSHAWEDVKAMFNGGSRKRTMPLSGSEMSSSLKSHAASSNITQTSSPEVPHKTLRCEDDRGALGLTNSVRNYPVIPVPSKGFGVLQKIPPPIFPHPYGFPTFGLCHKKDDGIADQNKTNVPGVFWPGVKDNIYPSFPMFWPTAGGLPMSYPQPQPKPHTDIISTRQSETELSDQNDRGSITPKDSLFDSERCSSSQSTRNEEEKSGDEARSTEGHPSTPRKVSYISAFRPVVKDAESIAKLYGNREAYTGARSGYLSPDFVSESSSYRSISPDVDSGEDPDVDVESNKLPEDEESIQLSVEDHHSPQGRISSQANPDESEDSETRPTQQPDDPQRVLFSEAGSSDDERLSKHVPESKDAVVYEVYAHEKDGHLLSSTASHLVSKFPQSPRETIDSIKQSVIPTEDESDLQKTYDVSKDSSSDEAMRDEVPRTGKGIENMAKEELQKQLVEQVELRKKLEREFQNLKDNFQDQMKRELSYREEMVQQLQIVRDTLCNELDQERKARYAIQQKLKEAHDALHHFSCKMLTPRHCAGTCTFKPPLLPP, encoded by the exons ATGGAGCCAATACCCGGCCAGTTGCCAGCGGGACGAGATTCCAGCTCTTCCCCAAATTCAAAACAGGAACTGCAACCCTATTCTAGCTCCAATTCTCTTAAGCCGAATCAAGTCAGTGAGACTGCATTATACGGAGTGCCTATAGTTTCTTTGGTGATAGATGGGCAAGAAAGGCTTTGTTTGGCTCAGATATCTAACACACTCTTGAAGAACTACAGCTATAACGAGATACACAACCGACGCGTCGCTCTTGGGATCACTTGTGTGCAGTGCACCCCGGTTCAGCTCGAGATTCTGAGGCGGGCGGGGGCGATGCCCATCTCATCCAGACGCTGCGGGATGATAACCAAGCGCGAGGCAGAGAGGCTCTGTAAATCCTTCCTTGGGGCCCATGCGCCACCGAAATTGCCTGAAAATTTTGCATTTGACGTCTCTCACGAGTGCGCATGGGGAAGCAGGGGTAGTTTCATTCCAGCTCGATATAACAGCTCAAGAGCAAAATGTATCAAGTGCTCCTACTGTAATATGTATTTTTCTCCGAACAAATTTATCTTTCACTCCCATCGTACACCTGAAtctaaatacacacaaccagacGCAGCAAACTTCAATTCATGGAGACGCCACCTGAAACTCACCGACAAGAGCGCGTCCGATGACGTGAGTCATGCTTGGGAGGACGTGAAGGCCATGTTTAACGGCGGGAGCCGGAAAAGGACGATGCCACTTAGTGGGTCAGAAATGTCCTCTTCTCTAAAGTCCCATGCAGCCTCCAGCAACATTACGCAAACTAGTTCACCCGAGGTTCCGCACAAAACCCTACGCTGTGAAGACGATCGCGGTGCTCTCGGTTTGACCAACAGTGTACGCAACTATCCTGTCATCCCTGTGCCCAGCAAAGGATTTGGGGTACTACAGAAGATCCCACCACCAATCTTTCCACATCCCTATGGATTCCCTACATTTGGATTGTGTCATAAGAAGGACGACGGTATTGCAGACCAAAATAAGACCAACGTTCCAGGTGTGTTTTGGCCAGGAGTAAAGGACAATATTTACCCATCCTTCCCTATGTTTTGGCCCACGGCAGGCGGCCTACCAATGTCATATCCACAACCACAGCCCAAACCGCATACAGATATCATTTCCACGCGACAAAGTGAGACCGAACTATCTGACCAAAATGATCGAGGCTCCATCACACCCAAAGACAGCCTCTTTGATAGTGAGCGCTGCTCAAGTTCTCAGTCCACGAGGAACGAAGAGGAAAAGTCTGGGGACGAGGCCAGGTCAACGGAGGGACATCCCAGCACGCCTCGAAAGGTGAGCTACATATCTGCTTTCAGGCCAGTTGTGAAAGACGCTGAGAGCATTGCTAAACTATACGGCAACAGGGAGGCATATACAGGGGCTCGTTCAGGTTACCTATCACCTGACTTTGTCAGTGAAAGTTCCAGTTACCGCTCCATCTCTCCAGACGTTGACAGTGGAGAAGACCCGGATGTTGACGTGGAATCGAATAAATTACCAGAAGATGAAGAGTCAATTCAACTTTCCGTTGAAGATCATCACAGTCCCCAGGGGCGGATCTCGTCTCAGGCCAATCCCGATGAAAGTGAAGATTCGGAGACTCGACCAACACAGCAACCGGATGATCCCCAGAGAGTTTTGTTCAGCGAGGCGGGGTCATCTGATGACGAGCGGCTGAGCAAGCACGTGCCAGAGAGTAAAGATGCTGTGGTGTACGAA GTGTATGCCCATGAAAAGGATGGACACCTGCTCTCGTCTACAGCATCTCATTTAGTATCCAAATTTCCCCAGAGTCCGCGGGAGACCATTG ATTCAATTAAGCAAAGCGTCATTCCAACGGAGGACGAATCTGATTTGCAGAAAACCTACGATGTATCCAAAGACAGCTCGA GTGACGAGGCGATGCGCGATGAGGTACCCAGAACTGGAAAAGGCATTGAAAATATGGCGAAAG AGGAGCTCCAAAAACAGCTGGTGGAGCAAGTGGAGCTCAGGAAGAAGCTAGAGCGAGAATTTCAAAATTTAAAAG ATAATTTTCAGGATCAGATGAAGAGAGAGCTGTCATATCGAGAGGAAATGGTACAACAGCTACAGATTGTTCGAG ACACTTTGTGCAACGAGTTGGACCAAGAGAGAAAAGCTCGTTATGCAATTCAACAGAAGCTGAAAG AAGCTCATGATGCTCTTCACCACTTCTCATGCAAGATGCTGACCCCTCGTCACTGCGCTGGGACCTGCACGTTCAAACCGCCTCTCCTTCCACCTTAA